The Aegilops tauschii subsp. strangulata cultivar AL8/78 unplaced genomic scaffold, Aet v6.0 ptg000701l_obj, whole genome shotgun sequence DNA window TAAACCTAAGAAAACATGATCCCAGGCGGATACTTGACATGTTCCCCCTCGGCCAGGCCCATCGCAAGGAAAGCGAAAACCTAGATTTGCTTTATCGGGTATCAAACGGGAACTCCGAGCAAATAAAACACCTTTCAAAAGTATTAATACAGTCACATGTATGGTAAATGCATGAATGTGATGGACTAAAAAATCTGCGGTTCCTAATGGAATAGGTAACAAAGCCACTTTGCCACCTACTGCTACTAACTCGCCGCCTCCCCACGTTAAGCTAgtacttgttgttgcaccaggaGCTGTTACGCCAGGCGCAGTAGCATGGATATTTTGTACCCATTGAGCAAAGATAGGTTGTAATTGTATGGCAGTATCCGAAAACATATCTTGTGGACGGCCTAAAGCACTCATGGTATCATTATGAATGTACAAGCCAAAACTGTGAAAACCTAGAAATATACATACCCAGTTAAGGTGGGATATGATTGCATCGCGGTGTCTAAGGACGCGATCTAATAGATCGTTGTATCGAGTAGTTGGATCATAGTCTCTTACCATAAAAATTGCTGCATGTGCAGCAGCACCGACTATTAGAAATCCGCCAATCCACATGTGGTGTGTGAACAAGGAAAGTTGTGTACCATAGTCAGTAGCTAGGTATGGATAGGGAGGCATAGAATACATATGATGAGCTACAACAATGGTTGTAGAGCCTAGCATAGCTAGGTTAAGAGATAATTGAGCATGCCATGACGTTGTTAAGATTTCATAAAGACCCTTATGGCCTTGTCCTGTAAATGGGCCCTTGTGAGCCTCCAAAATATCTTTAAGTCCATGGCCAATACCCCAATTGGtcctatacatatgacctgcgatTAGGAAAAGAATAGCAATAGCTAAATGATGGTGCGCAATATCGGTCAGCCAGAGACCACCGGTTACTGGATCTAGTCCTCCGCGAAAAGTCAGAAATTCTGCGTATTTGGACCAATTTAAAGTGAAAAAAGGGGTTGCTCCTTCGGCAAAACTAGGATAAAGTTGAGCCAAAAGGTCCCGATTCAAGATAAATTCATGAGGAAGTGGTATCTCTTTAGGATCCACCCCAGCGTCAAGAAATTGGTTAATTGGTAAAGATACATGAATTTGGTGCCCCGCCCAAGAAAGAGACCCAAGTCCTAATAATCCCGCTAAGTGGTGATTCAACATGGATTCTACATCTTGGAACCAGGCCAATTTGGGAGCGGCTTTGTGATAATGGAACCAACCAGCAAAAAGCATTAACGCTGCAAAAATCAATGCACCAATTGCAGTACAATAGAGTTGTAATTCACTAGTTATTCCAGATGCTCGCCAAAGCTGAAAAAAACCAGAGGTTATTTGGATTCCTCGGAAACCCCCGCCTACATCACCATTCAATATTTCTTGCCCTACTATAGGCCAAACTACCTGAGCACTGGGTCCAATGTGAGTAGGATCACTTAGCCATGCTTCATAATTGGAAAAACGGGCGCCATGAAAGTACATGCCACTCAACCAAAGAAAGATAATGGAAAGTTGCCCGAAATGAGCACTAAAGACTTTTCGAGAAATCTCCTCCAAATCACCAGTATGACTATCGAAATCGTGAGCATCAGCATGTAGGTTCCAGATCCAAGTGGTAGTATCAGGGCCCTTAGCTAGTGTTCTTGAGAAATGGCCGGGTCTGGCCCATTCCTCAAAAGATGTTTTTACAGGATCCCTATCCACAACAATTTTTACTTCTGGTTCCGGCGAACGAATAATCATTAAGTCCTCCTCTTTCCGGACAAGACATACAAAGAGACCCGCCAACTGTCTTTTTagtgaatctttgaaagatataTATTTTGAAAGATAGATTTTGAAAGATAGATTTTGAAAGATAGATATTGTGATTAGTTCTTTTCTTTACTATCTACCATCCTTCTATTTTTTTTTAGTTATTCACTGGAGCAATTATATATTGAAGTCAATCCGAGGCAAGTGTTCGGGTCTATTATGACATAAAGATTAGGTGCCTAACGGACATTGTTTATCTTGAAAAACAAATATTTCTCGACGTAAGAAAAaaatcttttttatttttaatttaagAAACTAGTGTATTTTTTTTTGAGGGCATAAGCTCCTATCTATATCTACTTTCCTTGAGCATAATATAGGGTTTTTTATTTGATTCTAAATTCCAAGATAACTCATTAGAATTATTAATAAGATGGTCCTAATATATTAGCAATATTT harbors:
- the LOC120966717 gene encoding photosystem I P700 chlorophyll a apoprotein A1 — protein: MIIRSPEPEVKIVVDRDPVKTSFEEWARPGHFSRTLAKGPDTTTWIWNLHADAHDFDSHTGDLEEISRKVFSAHFGQLSIIFLWLSGMYFHGARFSNYEAWLSDPTHIGPSAQVVWPIVGQEILNGDVGGGFRGIQITSGFFQLWRASGITSELQLYCTAIGALIFAALMLFAGWFHYHKAAPKLAWFQDVESMLNHHLAGLLGLGSLSWAGHQIHVSLPINQFLDAGVDPKEIPLPHEFILNRDLLAQLYPSFAEGATPFFTLNWSKYAEFLTFRGGLDPVTGGLWLTDIAHHHLAIAILFLIAGHMYRTNWGIGHGLKDILEAHKGPFTGQGHKGLYEILTTSWHAQLSLNLAMLGSTTIVVAHHMYSMPPYPYLATDYGTQLSLFTHHMWIGGFLIVGAAAHAAIFMVRDYDPTTRYNDLLDRVLRHRDAIISHLNWVCIFLGFHSFGLYIHNDTMSALGRPQDMFSDTAIQLQPIFAQWVQNIHATAPGVTAPGATTSTSLTWGGGELVAVGGKVALLPIPLGTADFLVHHIHAFTIHVTVLILLKGVLFARSSRLIPDKANLGFRFPCDGPGRGGTCQVSAWDHVFLGLFWMYNAISVVIFHFSWKMQSDVWGTISDQGVVTHITGGNFAQSSITINGWLRDFLWAQASQVIQSYGSSLSAYGLFFLGAHFVWAFSLMFLFSGRGYWQELIESIVWAHNKLKVAPATQPRALSIIQGRAVGVTHYLLGGIATTWAFFLARIIAVG